The Pseudarthrobacter sp. NS4 genome includes a window with the following:
- a CDS encoding COX15/CtaA family protein: protein MSTASRLPQLAGRLVSRLPRTVDVRVRRLAVASLIGQTLLIVTGGAVRLTSSGLGCPTWPRCTDTSLVNTPEMGIHGFIEFGNRLLTFALAAVAALMLVYLWNLRKERRDLFLLALGLLASIPAQAVIGGITVLTNLNPWVVGLHFLVSMALVVFATLLVNRAFGKTGRFLAARHRALPGIMRPLTTAIALFSALAVMLGVVVTGAGPHAGDADAPRNGLDWDLFSHIHAVPAYLITAGTVVALALVFMRGITGPFRTAVLGLLGVTVLQAVIGFSQYYNGIPALLVAAHMLGAALLMVAATNAWDIARSSPVE, encoded by the coding sequence GTGAGCACGGCTTCACGCCTTCCCCAACTGGCCGGCCGCCTGGTATCGCGGCTTCCCCGCACGGTGGACGTCCGCGTCCGGCGCCTTGCTGTAGCTTCGCTGATCGGGCAGACGCTGCTTATCGTGACGGGCGGGGCCGTCCGGCTGACTTCTTCGGGGCTCGGCTGCCCCACTTGGCCACGCTGCACGGACACCTCCCTGGTCAACACGCCGGAGATGGGCATCCACGGGTTCATCGAATTCGGCAACAGGCTCCTCACCTTCGCCCTGGCCGCCGTTGCCGCCCTCATGCTGGTGTATCTGTGGAACCTCCGCAAGGAGCGCAGGGACCTGTTCCTCCTGGCCTTGGGCCTTCTGGCCAGCATCCCGGCCCAAGCCGTCATCGGTGGCATCACCGTGCTGACAAACCTCAACCCCTGGGTGGTGGGCCTTCACTTCCTGGTGTCCATGGCACTCGTGGTGTTCGCGACGCTGCTCGTCAACCGGGCCTTCGGCAAGACCGGCCGGTTCCTCGCAGCGCGGCACCGCGCCCTGCCGGGAATCATGCGCCCGCTGACAACCGCCATCGCACTTTTCTCCGCCCTCGCCGTGATGCTCGGCGTCGTAGTGACCGGAGCCGGCCCGCACGCGGGCGATGCCGATGCTCCCCGAAACGGGCTGGACTGGGATCTTTTCTCCCACATCCACGCCGTTCCCGCCTACCTGATTACCGCCGGAACGGTGGTGGCGCTGGCGCTCGTGTTCATGCGCGGGATCACCGGGCCCTTCCGCACAGCGGTTCTGGGGCTCCTCGGCGTGACCGTGCTGCAGGCCGTTATTGGCTTCAGCCAGTACTACAACGGCATTCCGGCCCTGCTGGTGGCCGCACATATGCTGGGCGCCGCGCTGCTTATGGTCGCAGCCACCAACGCCTGGGACATCGCCAGGTCCAGCCCCGTGGAATAA
- a CDS encoding ABC transporter permease produces the protein MESSGRQEPASLLRRVMLQGKYEALAMLRNGEQLILAVVLPLLALVGLTVTPFLDGMGASRINLAVPGILALCAMSTAFTGQGIATGFDRRYGVLRFLSTTPLGRGGLIAGKAISVLAVLSLQVVVVSAVALALGWQPPAAGWLPGLALLALGAAAFTALGLLVAGTVRPEATLAITNLLWILLGALGGIVIPVGRLPAAAQGLVELLPSGALGESMREAFLSGTLDGAAALILLLWTLFAGAAAIRWFKWN, from the coding sequence ATGGAATCCTCCGGCCGGCAAGAGCCCGCTTCCCTGCTCCGCCGAGTGATGCTGCAGGGAAAATATGAGGCATTGGCCATGCTGCGCAACGGCGAGCAGCTGATCCTGGCGGTGGTCCTGCCACTTCTTGCACTCGTTGGCCTGACTGTCACGCCATTCCTTGACGGGATGGGAGCGAGCCGCATCAACCTGGCCGTACCCGGCATCCTGGCCTTGTGTGCCATGTCCACGGCCTTCACCGGGCAGGGCATCGCCACCGGGTTCGACCGCCGCTACGGAGTGCTCCGGTTCCTGTCCACCACTCCCCTGGGCCGCGGCGGACTGATAGCCGGGAAGGCCATCTCAGTCCTGGCCGTGCTGTCCCTGCAAGTCGTGGTCGTCAGCGCCGTTGCCCTGGCACTGGGCTGGCAACCGCCGGCAGCAGGCTGGCTTCCCGGGCTGGCACTCCTCGCATTGGGCGCTGCCGCCTTCACTGCCCTTGGCCTGCTGGTGGCGGGTACCGTCCGGCCGGAAGCCACGCTGGCGATCACCAACCTGCTGTGGATTCTCCTTGGCGCACTGGGAGGCATTGTGATTCCGGTCGGAAGGCTTCCTGCCGCGGCCCAGGGACTGGTGGAGCTCCTGCCGTCAGGGGCACTGGGCGAATCCATGCGCGAAGCATTTCTCTCCGGCACCCTGGACGGTGCCGCCGCCCTCATACTGCTGCTCTGGACCCTTTTTGCCGGGGCAGCAGCCATCCGTTGGTTCAAGTGGAATTGA
- a CDS encoding ABC transporter ATP-binding protein encodes MRSPQSPVLSIHGLVKDVGPLASLDGKMLRVVSGVSLVAERGQVTALLGANGAGKTTTLECAQGLQKRSGGSISLLGHDPATAGAQLRSRVGVMLQDGGLPPSARPVPLLRHIAGLYARPWPVDELIERLGIDAFSRTSVRRLSGGQKQRLALAAALIGRPEVLFLDEPSAGLDPQSRQLVFDLISGLREAGMGIILTTHLMDDAQRLADYVYIIDGGRNVAEGTVQELLQRDPSAEAGAEHVRTLVFEAPPGLDLSAVLPDSLAVTEARAGSYCVTGSLTPGHLAALAAWWDANDIMPASMSLQARSLEDVFLDISGKDIR; translated from the coding sequence GTGCGTTCCCCCCAATCCCCCGTTCTGTCCATCCATGGGCTCGTCAAGGATGTCGGCCCGCTCGCCAGCCTGGACGGAAAGATGCTCCGCGTGGTCAGCGGTGTCTCACTCGTCGCTGAACGGGGGCAGGTAACGGCCCTGCTCGGTGCAAACGGGGCCGGAAAAACTACCACTCTCGAATGCGCACAAGGCCTCCAAAAGCGGAGCGGCGGCAGCATCTCGCTGCTGGGTCACGACCCTGCCACGGCAGGGGCGCAGCTGCGCTCCCGGGTAGGCGTGATGCTTCAGGACGGCGGGCTGCCGCCGTCGGCCCGGCCTGTTCCGCTGCTGCGGCACATTGCCGGACTGTACGCGCGGCCCTGGCCCGTGGATGAGCTGATCGAGCGGCTTGGAATCGACGCCTTCAGCAGGACTAGCGTCCGGAGGCTCTCCGGGGGGCAGAAGCAGCGCCTGGCCCTTGCCGCCGCTCTGATCGGCAGGCCCGAAGTCCTGTTCCTTGACGAGCCCAGCGCCGGACTCGACCCCCAGTCCCGGCAGCTGGTCTTCGACCTGATTTCCGGGCTGCGGGAGGCAGGGATGGGAATCATCCTCACGACGCATCTGATGGATGACGCCCAGCGGCTTGCCGACTACGTCTACATCATCGACGGTGGCCGCAATGTTGCCGAAGGAACGGTACAGGAGCTCCTGCAGAGGGACCCCTCCGCGGAAGCCGGTGCAGAGCACGTGCGGACGCTGGTGTTTGAGGCGCCGCCCGGGCTGGATCTTTCAGCAGTGCTGCCGGACAGCCTTGCTGTTACCGAAGCCAGGGCCGGCAGCTACTGCGTCACGGGCTCACTAACCCCCGGACACCTCGCAGCACTGGCTGCATGGTGGGACGCGAATGACATCATGCCCGCCTCAATGAGCCTGCAGGCGCGTAGCCTTGAAGACGTCTTTCTGGATATCTCGGGAAAGGACATCCGATGA
- a CDS encoding helix-turn-helix transcriptional regulator, which translates to MSNATAVPFAGHGASQAPADRGPTAAGPVADADDRTRDRVLSAVLEHGPVSAAELGDLLGFTPAAVRRHLDHLSRAGVIEVKRVARSGAGAGRPARRYVLSSQGQSSLGDDYLDIAALALQQLQKVAGPDAVRAFAVERFADMERRYAPEIEQAGPDITDRAKALSDALSRDNFVASAASIEAKAPLPAALSSVQLCQGHCPIQQLAARFPVFCDVETEVFSRLVGVDVRRLSTLARGGHVCTTHIPTGRLSAGGHKPPPAAPASLNEVTNQQQERP; encoded by the coding sequence ATGAGCAATGCTACTGCTGTGCCTTTTGCCGGGCACGGGGCCTCACAGGCCCCGGCAGACCGGGGCCCCACGGCCGCCGGTCCGGTGGCCGATGCGGATGATCGCACCCGGGACCGCGTCCTTTCGGCCGTCCTGGAACATGGCCCCGTGAGCGCCGCTGAACTCGGTGACCTGCTCGGATTCACACCTGCCGCAGTGCGCCGGCACCTGGACCATTTATCCCGTGCGGGCGTGATTGAAGTCAAGCGTGTTGCGCGTTCCGGGGCGGGGGCGGGACGTCCTGCCCGCCGGTATGTCCTCAGCTCCCAGGGCCAGTCGAGCCTCGGCGACGACTATCTGGACATCGCCGCCCTTGCACTCCAGCAGCTGCAGAAAGTTGCCGGGCCCGACGCGGTCCGGGCATTCGCCGTCGAACGTTTTGCCGATATGGAACGGCGGTACGCGCCGGAAATCGAACAGGCCGGCCCGGATATCACTGACCGGGCCAAGGCACTGTCAGACGCCCTGAGCCGAGACAATTTCGTCGCGTCTGCAGCATCCATCGAGGCCAAGGCCCCGCTTCCGGCCGCACTGTCCAGCGTGCAGCTGTGCCAGGGCCACTGCCCCATCCAGCAGCTCGCCGCCCGGTTCCCCGTGTTCTGCGACGTGGAGACCGAAGTCTTCTCGAGGCTGGTGGGCGTGGACGTCCGCCGGCTGTCCACGCTTGCACGCGGCGGACACGTCTGCACCACCCATATTCCTACAGGCAGGCTGTCTGCCGGAGGGCATAAACCGCCTCCGGCAGCCCCCGCCAGCCTGAATGAAGTAACCAACCAGCAGCAAGAAAGGCCGTGA
- the sufB gene encoding Fe-S cluster assembly protein SufB, translated as MTDQLSEKAVAENTVISEILEKNPELHGIGNYEYGWADKNDAGANARRGINDEVVRDISDKKSEPEWMLDLRLKGLKYFDRKPMPTWGADLSGIDFDNIKYFVRSTEKQAATWDDLPEDIKNTYDKLGIPEAEKQRLVSGVAAQYESEVVYHQLREDLERQGVIFLDTDTALKEHPEIFQEYFGTVIPVGDNKFASLNTAVWSGGSFVYVPKGVHVDIPLQAYFRINTENMGQFERTLIIADEDSYVHYIEGCTAPIYTSDSLHSAVVEIIVKKGARVRYTTIQNWSNNVYNLVTKRAICEEGATMEWVDGNIGSKVTMKYPAVYLVGEHAKGETLSIAFAGEGQHQDTGSKMVHIAPNTKSSIISKSVARGGGRAAYRGLVQVREGAKHSANTVRCDALLVDTISRSDTYPYIDIREDDVVMGHEATVSRVSEEQLFYLMSRGMREDEAMAMIVRGFIEPIARELPMEYALELNRLIELQMEGSVG; from the coding sequence ATGACGGACCAACTATCAGAGAAAGCGGTAGCCGAAAACACTGTGATCTCGGAGATTCTGGAAAAGAATCCCGAGCTCCACGGCATCGGCAACTACGAGTACGGATGGGCTGACAAGAACGATGCCGGCGCCAACGCACGTCGCGGTATCAATGACGAGGTAGTCCGCGATATTTCGGACAAGAAGAGCGAACCGGAATGGATGCTCGACCTTCGCCTCAAGGGCCTGAAGTACTTTGACCGCAAGCCCATGCCCACCTGGGGCGCGGACCTGTCCGGCATCGACTTCGACAACATCAAGTACTTCGTCCGTTCCACGGAGAAGCAGGCTGCCACCTGGGATGACCTGCCCGAGGACATCAAGAACACCTACGACAAGCTGGGCATCCCCGAGGCTGAAAAGCAGCGCCTGGTTTCCGGTGTTGCCGCGCAGTACGAGTCCGAGGTCGTTTACCACCAGCTGCGTGAGGACCTTGAGAGGCAGGGTGTCATCTTCCTGGACACCGACACCGCGCTGAAGGAACACCCGGAGATCTTCCAGGAGTACTTCGGCACCGTGATCCCGGTGGGCGATAACAAGTTCGCCTCGCTGAACACCGCCGTCTGGTCCGGCGGGTCCTTCGTCTACGTCCCCAAGGGCGTCCACGTGGACATCCCGCTGCAGGCCTACTTCCGCATCAACACCGAGAACATGGGCCAGTTCGAGCGGACCCTGATCATCGCGGACGAGGACTCCTACGTCCACTACATCGAGGGCTGCACCGCGCCGATCTACACCTCGGACTCCCTGCACTCCGCCGTTGTGGAAATCATCGTGAAGAAGGGCGCCCGCGTCCGGTACACCACCATCCAGAACTGGTCGAACAACGTGTACAACCTGGTGACCAAGCGTGCCATCTGCGAAGAGGGCGCCACCATGGAATGGGTCGATGGCAACATCGGTTCCAAGGTCACCATGAAGTACCCGGCCGTCTACCTCGTGGGCGAGCACGCCAAGGGCGAGACCCTCTCCATCGCGTTCGCCGGTGAGGGCCAGCACCAGGACACCGGCTCCAAGATGGTCCACATCGCGCCGAACACCAAGAGCTCCATCATCTCCAAGTCGGTGGCCCGCGGTGGCGGCCGTGCCGCCTACCGCGGCCTGGTACAGGTACGCGAAGGCGCCAAGCACTCCGCCAATACCGTCCGCTGTGACGCGCTTCTGGTTGACACCATCAGCCGTTCGGACACCTACCCCTACATCGACATCCGCGAGGACGACGTTGTGATGGGCCACGAGGCAACTGTTTCCCGGGTCAGCGAAGAACAGCTCTTCTACCTGATGTCCCGCGGCATGCGCGAAGACGAGGCCATGGCGATGATCGTCCGCGGCTTCATCGAGCCGATTGCCCGCGAGCTCCCCATGGAGTACGCACTTGAGCTGAACCGCCTGATTGAACTGCAGATGGAAGGGTCCGTCGGATAA
- the sufD gene encoding Fe-S cluster assembly protein SufD has translation MTEITTEKARIGAPSAQPFIDGFTEEGESLSPINAAGSKAPLAGASAKSHSHGGGEGVPDSSRAGRLTSYKLADFKPLTGMEEDWRFTPLKRLRGLHSEVLSGTAPTVIVKGPEGVLVEGVGRDDQRIGTAGIPEDRVSANAWENFATATVVTIPSEFEALTEITVDIEGTSMDAAAQHLVIVAEKFSKAVVVLNHKGSAVVSENVEIIVEDGANLTVVSLQEWNDHAVHASSQQAKIGRDAKFKHVMVSLGGDLVRVTPSARFTAPGGQAELFGLYFADAGQHLEQRLFVDHAVPNCKSNVLYKGALQGRNAHAVWVGDVLIRKEAEGTDTYEANRNLLLTDGARADSVPNLEIETGLIEGAGHASATGRMDDEHLFYLMARGIPESVARRLVVRGFLNEIIQQIDVASIEERLTEAVEHELALTDN, from the coding sequence ATGACTGAAATCACTACTGAAAAGGCACGCATCGGCGCGCCCTCAGCCCAGCCGTTCATTGACGGCTTCACCGAAGAAGGCGAAAGCCTTTCGCCCATCAACGCGGCAGGTTCCAAGGCACCGCTTGCCGGGGCTTCCGCCAAGAGCCACTCGCACGGTGGCGGCGAAGGCGTCCCGGACAGCTCACGCGCCGGCCGCCTGACCTCCTACAAGCTGGCCGACTTCAAGCCGCTGACCGGCATGGAGGAAGACTGGCGCTTCACTCCCCTGAAGCGCCTCCGCGGGCTGCACTCCGAGGTCCTGTCCGGCACGGCGCCGACCGTGATCGTCAAGGGCCCGGAAGGCGTCCTTGTCGAGGGCGTGGGCCGGGACGACCAGCGGATCGGTACCGCCGGCATCCCCGAGGACCGTGTCTCCGCCAACGCCTGGGAGAACTTCGCAACTGCCACCGTGGTGACCATTCCCTCGGAGTTCGAGGCCCTGACGGAGATCACGGTCGATATCGAAGGCACGTCCATGGACGCCGCGGCCCAGCACCTGGTGATCGTCGCCGAAAAGTTCTCCAAGGCTGTTGTGGTCCTGAACCACAAGGGCTCGGCCGTGGTCTCGGAAAACGTTGAAATCATCGTGGAAGACGGTGCCAACCTCACGGTTGTCTCGCTCCAGGAATGGAACGACCATGCCGTGCACGCTTCCTCCCAGCAGGCGAAGATCGGCCGCGACGCCAAGTTCAAGCACGTCATGGTGAGCCTGGGCGGGGACCTGGTCCGCGTTACGCCGTCGGCCCGCTTCACCGCCCCCGGCGGACAGGCCGAACTGTTCGGCCTGTACTTCGCTGACGCCGGCCAGCACCTTGAGCAGCGCCTGTTCGTTGACCACGCGGTGCCCAACTGCAAGTCCAACGTGCTGTACAAGGGCGCACTGCAGGGCCGCAACGCCCATGCTGTCTGGGTTGGCGACGTCCTCATCCGCAAGGAAGCCGAAGGCACCGACACGTACGAGGCCAACCGGAACCTGCTGCTGACTGACGGCGCCCGCGCCGACTCCGTGCCCAACCTCGAAATCGAGACCGGACTGATCGAGGGTGCCGGCCACGCCAGCGCCACCGGCCGGATGGATGACGAGCACCTCTTCTACCTGATGGCGCGCGGCATCCCCGAGTCTGTTGCCCGCCGCCTCGTGGTGCGCGGCTTCCTGAACGAGATCATCCAGCAGATCGACGTCGCCTCCATCGAGGAGCGGCTGACCGAGGCTGTTGAGCACGAGCTCGCACTGACGGACAACTAG
- a CDS encoding non-heme iron oxygenase ferredoxin subunit, with protein MTDQPKGELVCKVDDIQLKQALRILIDDYPVAIVKDSMGEIHAVGDTCSHADISLSEGEVEGCAIECWGHGSQFDLRTGEPLQLPAYDPVPVFAVEIRGDEVYVDFTNVLNGAEVPNFS; from the coding sequence ATGACTGACCAGCCAAAGGGCGAGCTTGTCTGCAAAGTGGATGATATCCAGCTGAAGCAGGCGCTGCGGATCCTGATCGACGACTACCCGGTGGCGATCGTCAAGGACTCCATGGGGGAGATCCACGCGGTCGGCGACACCTGCTCACACGCGGACATCTCCCTGTCCGAGGGTGAAGTGGAGGGCTGCGCCATCGAATGCTGGGGCCACGGCTCGCAGTTCGACCTGCGCACCGGCGAGCCGCTGCAGTTGCCCGCCTACGATCCCGTGCCGGTGTTCGCCGTCGAAATCCGCGGTGACGAGGTCTATGTGGACTTCACCAATGTGCTCAACGGCGCCGAAGTGCCCAACTTCAGCTAG
- the sufC gene encoding Fe-S cluster assembly ATPase SufC — translation MSTLEIKDLHVSIETEQGTKEILKGVSLTIRTGETHAIMGPNGSGKSTLASTIAGHPRYNVTSGSITLDGEDVLEMSVDERARAGVFLAMQYPVEVPGVSMTNFLRTAKTAIDGEAPKLRTWTKDVKAAMEQLRIDADFAQRNVNEGFSGGEKKRVEILQLELFKPKFAVLDETDSGLDVDALKVVSEGVNRAHAEGKMGTLLITHYTRILRYIKPDFVHVFVDGQVVEEGGPELADRLEEEGYDRYAKGAGAATIAAAAAVQA, via the coding sequence ATGTCTACTCTTGAGATCAAGGACCTGCACGTCAGCATTGAGACGGAACAGGGCACCAAGGAAATCCTGAAGGGCGTCAGCCTGACCATCCGGACCGGCGAAACCCACGCCATCATGGGCCCGAACGGTTCCGGCAAGTCCACCCTGGCGTCCACCATCGCCGGCCACCCCCGCTACAACGTCACCAGCGGCTCCATCACCCTGGACGGCGAGGATGTCCTGGAAATGAGCGTGGACGAGCGCGCCCGCGCCGGCGTCTTCCTGGCCATGCAGTACCCCGTTGAGGTTCCCGGCGTCAGCATGACCAACTTCCTGCGCACCGCCAAGACCGCCATCGACGGCGAGGCACCCAAGCTGCGCACCTGGACCAAGGACGTCAAGGCTGCCATGGAGCAGCTCCGCATCGACGCCGACTTCGCCCAGCGCAACGTCAACGAAGGCTTCTCCGGTGGCGAGAAGAAGCGTGTGGAGATCCTCCAGCTGGAGCTCTTCAAGCCCAAGTTCGCCGTCCTGGACGAGACCGACTCCGGCCTGGACGTTGACGCGCTGAAGGTCGTTTCCGAGGGCGTCAACCGCGCCCACGCCGAGGGCAAGATGGGCACGCTGCTCATCACGCACTACACTCGCATCCTGCGCTACATCAAGCCTGACTTCGTGCACGTGTTCGTGGACGGCCAGGTTGTCGAAGAAGGCGGCCCGGAGCTGGCCGACCGACTCGAAGAAGAAGGCTACGACCGTTACGCCAAGGGCGCCGGCGCGGCCACCATCGCAGCAGCTGCCGCAGTACAGGCCTAG
- a CDS encoding metal-sulfur cluster assembly factor, whose protein sequence is MTEINAARTSLEDVEEALKDVIDPELGVNIVDLGLLYGLKYSDDDGALLIDMTLTTAACPLTDVLEEQVGKALDGVVDDWRLNWVWMPPWGPERITDDGKDQMRALGFNI, encoded by the coding sequence ATGACAGAAATCAACGCAGCCCGCACGAGCCTCGAGGATGTCGAAGAGGCTCTCAAGGACGTCATCGATCCAGAGCTCGGCGTCAACATCGTGGACCTCGGCCTGCTGTATGGCCTGAAGTACTCAGACGACGACGGCGCGCTGCTGATCGACATGACGCTCACCACCGCTGCATGCCCGCTCACCGACGTACTCGAGGAGCAGGTGGGCAAGGCACTGGACGGCGTTGTGGACGACTGGCGCCTGAACTGGGTCTGGATGCCGCCTTGGGGTCCGGAACGGATCACCGACGACGGCAAGGACCAGATGCGGGCCCTCGGCTTCAATATCTGA
- the ypfJ gene encoding KPN_02809 family neutral zinc metallopeptidase: protein MSFNDNVQLDPSQVQDRRGMGRGAKVGGGIGGGLLLLVAALLGVNPQLLEGLAGGAAPAPQSQGTAPACRTGADADARVDCRITGTVNSLNAFWPAYLQQYNVQYPRPKTVIFDQGVNTGCGAASSAVGPFYCPADTTAYFDPGFFTELVNRFGSSGGPLAQEYVVAHEFGHHIQNVLGDLDRAQQDPQGPESGAVRVELQADCYAGLWAKHASTQPGPGGQPFLEALTQQDLNDALSAASAVGDDRIQETATGRVTPEAWTHGSSEQRQRWFYRGYETGDINQCDTFSAPAL, encoded by the coding sequence ATGAGTTTCAATGACAACGTTCAGCTGGACCCCTCGCAGGTCCAGGACCGGCGCGGCATGGGCCGCGGTGCAAAGGTTGGCGGCGGAATCGGCGGCGGACTCCTGCTGCTGGTTGCCGCACTCCTGGGTGTGAACCCGCAGCTCCTCGAGGGCCTGGCAGGGGGCGCTGCCCCGGCCCCCCAAAGCCAGGGCACCGCGCCGGCCTGCCGGACAGGGGCGGACGCGGACGCCCGCGTGGACTGCCGCATCACGGGTACGGTGAACAGCCTGAACGCGTTCTGGCCTGCATATCTGCAGCAGTACAACGTGCAGTACCCGCGGCCGAAGACGGTGATTTTCGATCAGGGGGTCAATACAGGTTGCGGCGCGGCTTCCAGCGCCGTGGGTCCCTTTTACTGCCCGGCCGACACCACCGCCTACTTCGATCCCGGCTTCTTCACGGAACTCGTGAACCGCTTTGGCTCTTCCGGCGGGCCGCTGGCCCAGGAGTACGTTGTGGCCCACGAATTCGGACATCATATCCAGAACGTCCTGGGAGACCTGGACCGGGCCCAGCAGGATCCGCAGGGCCCGGAGTCCGGCGCGGTGCGCGTGGAACTGCAGGCCGACTGCTATGCGGGACTCTGGGCCAAACACGCCTCGACCCAGCCAGGGCCGGGTGGCCAGCCGTTCCTGGAAGCACTCACCCAGCAGGACCTGAACGATGCACTGTCCGCCGCTTCCGCAGTTGGCGATGACCGGATCCAGGAGACAGCCACCGGGCGCGTCACTCCCGAAGCATGGACCCACGGCTCGAGCGAGCAGCGCCAGCGGTGGTTCTACAGGGGATACGAAACCGGTGACATCAACCAGTGCGACACCTTCTCCGCACCCGCTCTGTAG
- a CDS encoding class I adenylate-forming enzyme family protein, which yields MPFLNRIQRWAGERPHDTAVVVAGRRLTWAELRDAAAALVTETKSVTALCEANSTGFAIKFAAAVAGGRQCAVLDPAWPSQLQEDILHRVEASALPAAVSPDDALADGAPDSTFLIGLTSGTTSVPKAFTRSRRSWQESFDASIEFFGLRQDDVTLAPGPLAASLNLYALAECLYAGSEFQTLENCDVGAVHAAITYDRVTRLVLVPTMLRMLSERGLAGCVDASGVRTIICAGSKLDARTLEAARRWAPNATIFEYYGASELSFVSGTGLPAGQALAVGGTGIGRPFPGVDVRILDDAGAPLPDGESGNICVRSAMVSNGYLWGDDGQALRSFGGWFTVGDQGYLKAGELHILGRRADMILTSGKNVYPHEVELALAAVPGVAAAVAAGMPDDLRGQRVVAGVIPSHGGITATQLRAGLDDILARDKRPLQYFVLSELPVTDRGKVSRNLLLEWIKTRDHRVRNLGA from the coding sequence ATGCCTTTCCTCAACAGAATCCAGCGTTGGGCCGGTGAACGGCCCCATGACACCGCCGTCGTGGTTGCCGGCCGCCGCCTGACCTGGGCTGAACTCCGGGACGCAGCTGCCGCGCTGGTCACGGAAACAAAATCGGTAACCGCCCTCTGCGAGGCCAACTCCACTGGTTTCGCCATCAAGTTCGCCGCCGCGGTAGCCGGTGGGCGCCAGTGCGCAGTCCTCGATCCCGCCTGGCCCAGCCAGCTGCAGGAAGACATCCTGCATCGCGTTGAGGCTTCGGCCCTGCCCGCCGCCGTGTCACCGGACGACGCCCTGGCTGACGGCGCGCCGGACAGCACGTTCCTTATTGGCCTGACCTCAGGCACCACTTCGGTGCCCAAGGCCTTCACCCGGTCGCGGCGTTCCTGGCAGGAGTCCTTCGATGCCTCGATTGAGTTTTTCGGCCTGCGGCAGGACGACGTCACCCTCGCGCCGGGACCGCTGGCGGCCAGCCTGAACCTTTATGCCCTGGCGGAGTGCCTTTACGCGGGTTCCGAATTCCAGACGCTCGAAAATTGCGACGTCGGCGCCGTCCATGCCGCGATCACCTATGACCGGGTCACCCGGTTGGTGCTGGTGCCCACGATGCTGCGGATGCTCAGCGAGCGCGGCCTGGCCGGATGTGTTGACGCGTCCGGCGTTCGCACCATCATCTGCGCGGGCTCCAAGCTCGATGCCCGGACCCTCGAAGCTGCGCGCCGCTGGGCCCCTAACGCCACCATCTTCGAGTACTACGGCGCCTCGGAGCTGAGCTTTGTGTCCGGCACGGGGCTGCCCGCCGGCCAGGCCCTTGCCGTCGGCGGAACCGGCATCGGGCGTCCCTTTCCCGGCGTGGACGTACGGATCCTGGACGACGCCGGGGCACCGCTCCCGGACGGCGAATCGGGGAATATCTGTGTACGGAGCGCCATGGTCAGCAACGGCTACCTCTGGGGCGATGACGGCCAGGCGCTGCGGTCCTTCGGAGGCTGGTTCACGGTGGGAGACCAGGGCTATCTCAAAGCGGGGGAACTGCATATCCTGGGCCGCCGCGCGGACATGATCCTCACCTCAGGGAAGAACGTCTATCCGCACGAGGTCGAACTGGCCCTTGCAGCAGTGCCCGGAGTGGCGGCCGCCGTGGCTGCCGGCATGCCCGACGACCTGCGGGGCCAGCGCGTGGTGGCCGGGGTCATCCCGTCCCACGGCGGGATCACTGCAACACAGCTGCGGGCGGGCCTGGACGACATCCTGGCCCGGGACAAACGTCCATTGCAGTATTTCGTCCTTTCCGAGCTTCCCGTCACTGACCGCGGCAAGGTCAGCCGGAACCTGTTGCTGGAGTGGATCAAGACCCGAGACCACAGGGTACGGAACCTTGGCGCCTGA